From the genome of Triticum aestivum cultivar Chinese Spring chromosome 3B, IWGSC CS RefSeq v2.1, whole genome shotgun sequence, one region includes:
- the LOC123064620 gene encoding polyubiquitin-like: MQLFVRTLAGEAIPVNADPSDTIYNVKTRIHSESGDPMSNHRLMFDGKELEEGRTIADYGIDKESVVQLALLPKPTRGPMQIFLRMPNGRLTLEVESSDTVDKVKKRIHVTWGIPPPSQLALLLDGRQLEDGHGLDGYGVCEGSTLHLALRGSGWILISVRLPNARKNPIIPLMVQSSDTVDIFSEKLQELKGITASEQRIIFRGSQLKDGRTLAECGVVENSCLDVLLRLRGTNCPGCARQRGEEVD, encoded by the coding sequence ATGCAACTCTTTGTGAGGACACTCGCCGGCGAGGCCATCCCGGTAAACGCCGATCCGTCGGACACTATCTACAACGTCAAGACGAGGATCCACAGTGAGTCAGGTGATCCCATGTCCAACCACCGCCTCATGTTCGAtggcaaggagctggaggaagGACGCACCATTGCAGATTACGGTATTGACAAGGAATCCGTTGTCCAACTCGCCCTTCTCCCGAAGCCGACACGAGGACCGATGCAAATCTTCCTGAGGATGCCGAATGGTCGGTTAACCCTCGAGGTCGAGAGCTCAGACACCGTAGACAAGGTCAAGAAAAGGATTCATGTTACGTGGGGCATCCCGCCACCATCCCAGCTGGCCCTCCTCCTTGACGGAAGGCAGCTAGAGGATGGGCATGGACTGGATGGCTATGGAGTCTGCGAGGGGTCCACCCTCCACCTCGCCCTTCGTGGGTCGGGCTGGATCCTCATCTCTGTCAGGCTGCCTAATGCCCGCAAGAACCCCATAATTCCTCTTATGGTCCAGAGTTCAGATACCGTCGACATATTCAGCGAGAAGCTCCAGGAATTGAAGGGGATTACCGCGTCTGAGCAGCGCATCATCTTCCGGGGAAGCCAGCTGAAGGATGGTCGCACCCTAGCGGAATGTGGCGTGGTGGAGAACTCGTGCCTCGATGTGTTACTCCGTCTGCGTGGTACAAATTGCCCTGGTTGTGCGAGGCAGCGAGGGGAAGAAGTTGACTGA